In the Corynebacterium anserum genome, AGCGGTTCTACGGTGAAGATTGAACGTTCTGGTGTGGTTGCCGGTAACGCTCCAGGAGCGCCGAAGGTAGGGGAAGTGATTGCTCCTGCCACGTCTGGCTCTTCGTCAAAGGCGGAGGCAAAGGCATCAAAGGATCCCAAGGTAGAGGGGAAGCCGCACCCTGGGGGACCAAAGGAGGAAGACGCACAAGAGGCCAAGAAACCAAAGGCAGAAGAAAAACCACTGGGTGAGAAACCAAAGGCTGAAGCAAAGCCGAAACCTCAGGAGTCTAAGCCGGAAGAGAAGCTGCAACCCTCTGCTTTAGTTGAGGCGCAGAAGGTGCAGAGCACTCAGATTGAGAAGAAACAAGAGACTGCACCCAGCACCCGGAGGCTTAGCCGCGGGCTTGTTTTTGAGACTACCGTTGGGGTGATCTTCAGCCTGGCAATTGCAGGTTTACTGGGTTTTTTCATGATGGGCGGTTCTTTTTAAACGCTGGACAATAAAGCCATTAGAACCCCCAAATTCAAACCACTGGCCTGGCCATTAAGCTTGGCTCAGCGATACGGCGGTTCCGGATGCAGTAACCATAACCATGCCCCCTTGGCCGAGTGATTCATAGTCGATGTCCACACCGACTACACCGTTAGCGCCGAGCTCGATAGCACGTTGCACCATTTCACCGAGGGCCGCTTCACGGGCTTGGAGAACCTCGCCCTCGTAAGAGCCAGCACGCCCGCCGACGATATTACGAAAACTAGCGCCGATGTCCTTAAACATATTGATACCGACGATTGTTTCGCCAGCGACGACACGAATGTATTGGTCGATCTTGTAGCCCTCAACGGTATTGGTTGTGGTGACGATCATGCAGGTGCTCCTATGGTCTTGCGCTGCCAGATGAGATGGATGGGACTATGCGTCTAATCTTACGCGTGGTGATGCGTACACCGGCGTTGGCCACGGTGACTAAGCGACAACCGACTGTGTTTCGGGTGCATACGACGCGGGACAATCCGAACAATATTAGATAAATCGAACATTAGTTCGATATTGGAAATATCGCGGTCACGGCTATCCTCGAAAATCGAGAGCGTTGGCAGATGGTTTACATCTGATGCTGGTGCACTGTATGGTAACCAATGCATAGGGTAAGGGTTACCATGAAAGTAGGAAGAGAGAATGGTCAAACTTCAAATCTCGGAAGCGGCTGAAAAGCTCGATGTATCAGTGGATACGATTCGTCGTTGGGAAAAGAAGGGGCTTATAAAATCTCAGCGGAATTCTGCTAATTACAGAGAGTTTGATTTCGAAGAAATCAATCGTTTGTATCGAAAGCTAAACGGCGAACCTAGCGGATATCGGTATACTATTCTAAAGAACCCAGTCAGTAAATTTACAGCAGTGGACTTATTTGCGGGAGCTGGAGGTACCGCCCTCGGGTTAGAAAACGCTGGGTTTCGCCATCTTGCGGTCAATGAAATTGATAAATGGGCTGCGGATACCTTGCGAGTGAATCGCCCACATTGGAATGTAATTGAGGGTGATATTCACGAAATATCATTTCCAGACTTAGAGGGAAAAGTAAACCTTGTTGAAGGCGGTTTTCCTTGTCAAGCATTTAGCTACGCTGGAAATAAACTTGGGTTTGCGGATACTAGAGGAACTCTATTTCATGAATTTGCTAGAATTGTGAGTGAATTACGTCCCGAGATCGCTATGGGGGAAAATGTCAGAGGGTTAGTCAATCATGATGGTGGGCGAACTCTAAAGACTATGCTTAAGCAACTTCAGGATATTGGTTACCGAGTGGCTTATAAAATGATAAGGGCACAGTACCTTGATGTTCCTCAAAAAAGAGAACGTTTAATAATCATTGCTGTCAGGAATGATTTAGATTATCCTATATTATTCCCTAAAGAGAAGGACTACACCGTATCGCTCAAGGATTCGATTTCAGATGTTCCCGAAGGGCCGGGAATGGTATATAACGAATGGAAATTTAAAATAATGGATAAGGTTCCGGAGGGAGGAAACTGGCGCGACCTTAAAGACGAAGACCAAAGAGCCTATATGAAGGCAAGTTATTACCTCGGTGGAGGAAAGACAGGTTTAGCTCGTAGGCTGTCTTGGGACGAACCTTCCTTGACTTTGACTTGTAATCCAGCACAGAAACAGACAGAGCGTTGTCACCCGAGTAAGACCAGACCGCTAAACGTTAGGGAGTACGCTAGAATTCAATCTTTTCCGGACGAATGGACGTTCCAAGGAAGCGTTTCTCAACAGTACAAGCAAATTGGTAATGCGGTACCGGTGAACCTAGCTTTCCACGTTGGCACTGGTCTTAGAGCAATGCTAGAGGGAAAAACTTTAGATACACACGAAGAGCAAAAGGCAGTGCCGGCTCTCCAGGAAGCAGACCTGATTTAAAATAGACCAAGTGCTATTCGCTCTGCGTAGTATCTAGAGCAGAGGTTTTCGGTAGTGCAGCTAATAATGCTTTATTGAGATAATCCTCGGGTATTTTCTCACTGATCTCTTCAGAGGCTAGTGAAGTCTCTTCGGAAAGTACCTTCTTGAATATAAAAGGTAGCGTATGGAGTAAGTCGTCGATAGCATTCGGATCACCAGTTATCAGATGATATGCCGTACGCCCATCGATTCGACGTACATAAGGAACTGCCTGTCGGTTTGAGACTTTCCATGGTTCATCATATGGTTCAGGTTTCTTTGGAATAATTTGAATGATATAGGCGACACATTCCCTTACTCCACCACGTGATGCTGCAGCTTCTTTTAACTTATCCCAGGTCTTACACTCATCACTCGCTTTAATAGTGTTATGCCGCATTTTCACCTCCGCAATAACCTTTCGATCCTGCGCAAGCTGAACTGGTTTGATGGATTCGATATCGAACACGCCCCCTGAAGTGCCAGTGCTTCTCCATCCCTCAATACTTCCTAGAATGGACTGATGGAAATTGCCTATCGCATTTTGTAATGACTTTACGATACTAACGCTAATTTGAATACGATCTAGTTCTTCGGGAGATATATTCAAAAAAGAGTTCAAGGCGATTAGTAAAGTCGGATCTGTTTGTAGTTTATCGACCTCCCTTTTCTTAACTTCTTTCAAAGCTTTTGCAAAAGATTTCTTAGTGATTTCGATGAGCTTCTCTTCAGAAATCCATGTGAGATCATAATTATTTTCTGACATTATGTGCGATAACTCCTTAGCATTGATGACTGGATGGCTCTCTGGTGCGAACCAGAGTTTTGGTTATAATAGTTAATCTACCAGTACTAATAGCAAGGATGTCTCTTGACCCCGGGTTCAAGTACGGCTATCACGCTCAGCTGAAGACCAATCGTGCGGTTCGTTGTGTCCTACCCGTGTC is a window encoding:
- a CDS encoding YbjQ family protein, with amino-acid sequence MIVTTTNTVEGYKIDQYIRVVAGETIVGINMFKDIGASFRNIVGGRAGSYEGEVLQAREAALGEMVQRAIELGANGVVGVDIDYESLGQGGMVMVTASGTAVSLSQA
- the dcm gene encoding DNA (cytosine-5-)-methyltransferase, which produces MVKLQISEAAEKLDVSVDTIRRWEKKGLIKSQRNSANYREFDFEEINRLYRKLNGEPSGYRYTILKNPVSKFTAVDLFAGAGGTALGLENAGFRHLAVNEIDKWAADTLRVNRPHWNVIEGDIHEISFPDLEGKVNLVEGGFPCQAFSYAGNKLGFADTRGTLFHEFARIVSELRPEIAMGENVRGLVNHDGGRTLKTMLKQLQDIGYRVAYKMIRAQYLDVPQKRERLIIIAVRNDLDYPILFPKEKDYTVSLKDSISDVPEGPGMVYNEWKFKIMDKVPEGGNWRDLKDEDQRAYMKASYYLGGGKTGLARRLSWDEPSLTLTCNPAQKQTERCHPSKTRPLNVREYARIQSFPDEWTFQGSVSQQYKQIGNAVPVNLAFHVGTGLRAMLEGKTLDTHEEQKAVPALQEADLI
- a CDS encoding Eco47II family restriction endonuclease, translating into MSENNYDLTWISEEKLIEITKKSFAKALKEVKKREVDKLQTDPTLLIALNSFLNISPEELDRIQISVSIVKSLQNAIGNFHQSILGSIEGWRSTGTSGGVFDIESIKPVQLAQDRKVIAEVKMRHNTIKASDECKTWDKLKEAAASRGGVRECVAYIIQIIPKKPEPYDEPWKVSNRQAVPYVRRIDGRTAYHLITGDPNAIDDLLHTLPFIFKKVLSEETSLASEEISEKIPEDYLNKALLAALPKTSALDTTQSE